A stretch of Endozoicomonas sp. SCSIO W0465 DNA encodes these proteins:
- a CDS encoding IS66 family transposase: MIPELPATMSAEILLKENAELRMRVACLEERCRELEEKVGKNSQNSSKPPSSDGYQKPCKNSNSPDHSDDLSADKGTDPSDEKPNPKSLRQSSGNKAGGKKGHQGTCLKQVDIPDYIEYLPVKECNKCQASLLDSEPVKYIERQVFEPGRPGEFEVTAHRAEVKICTCGCRNQAEFPEGVTAAAQYGSATQAMAVYLNQYHFLPFKRVSEYFNTLYKMSVSAGTVANFVARTYENLASTEEVIRDALRESSVAGADETGMRAEGSLHWLHVMRDEQWTLYYLSEKRGREAMDTMGILLTFAGVLVHDHWKSYFAYAATHVLCNAHHLRELLGVVDRDSNQLALRLMKLLRLSWHYCKGFKTIGMLQMPSVVCERIEKIYDRLLQRALMKEVVYMEKQREELKRKKVKNTKAYNLFKRLTEFKAETLRFMSDFTIPFDNNGSERDVRMAKLKQKISGCFRSADGGSMFARIRSYLSSARKQGMDIYQSLHRAVRNYCNMPLLSAE; encoded by the coding sequence ATGATTCCAGAACTACCCGCAACTATGTCGGCTGAGATTCTCTTGAAAGAGAATGCAGAGCTGCGGATGAGAGTTGCCTGTCTGGAAGAGCGATGTCGAGAATTGGAAGAAAAGGTTGGCAAGAACAGTCAAAACAGCAGCAAGCCGCCATCGTCTGATGGTTATCAAAAACCTTGTAAAAACAGTAATTCTCCAGATCATTCTGACGACCTTTCCGCAGATAAAGGTACCGATCCATCGGATGAAAAACCCAATCCTAAAAGTCTGAGACAGTCTTCTGGTAATAAAGCCGGTGGAAAGAAAGGGCATCAGGGCACTTGTCTTAAACAGGTCGATATCCCTGACTATATTGAGTACCTTCCGGTTAAAGAATGCAATAAATGTCAGGCGTCTCTTCTTGATAGTGAGCCGGTCAAATATATTGAACGACAGGTGTTTGAACCAGGGAGACCGGGTGAATTTGAAGTAACGGCCCATAGAGCTGAAGTAAAAATCTGCACTTGTGGTTGTCGGAATCAGGCTGAATTCCCGGAAGGTGTTACCGCTGCCGCACAATATGGCTCAGCCACACAGGCTATGGCCGTCTATCTTAACCAATACCATTTCCTGCCTTTTAAGCGCGTGTCAGAGTATTTTAATACTCTCTATAAAATGAGTGTAAGTGCAGGCACTGTCGCCAATTTTGTGGCCAGAACCTATGAAAATCTGGCTTCTACTGAAGAGGTTATTCGTGACGCCTTGCGGGAATCGTCTGTTGCCGGAGCCGATGAAACGGGTATGCGGGCCGAGGGCTCTTTGCACTGGCTACACGTTATGCGGGATGAACAATGGACGCTCTACTACTTGTCTGAAAAGCGAGGTCGTGAGGCCATGGACACGATGGGCATACTGCTAACATTTGCAGGCGTTCTGGTTCATGATCATTGGAAATCCTATTTTGCATATGCGGCAACTCACGTACTTTGCAATGCCCATCACCTGAGGGAGCTTTTGGGTGTTGTTGATAGGGACAGCAATCAACTGGCGTTGCGATTGATGAAGCTACTGAGGCTTTCCTGGCATTACTGCAAGGGCTTTAAGACCATAGGTATGCTACAGATGCCAAGTGTTGTCTGTGAACGAATCGAGAAGATTTATGACCGGTTGCTTCAGCGGGCTCTAATGAAAGAAGTCGTCTATATGGAGAAGCAACGAGAGGAGCTTAAGCGCAAGAAAGTCAAGAATACTAAAGCTTACAATCTCTTCAAACGACTCACTGAGTTCAAGGCTGAGACACTGCGCTTCATGTCAGATTTTACCATTCCCTTCGATAACAATGGCAGTGAGCGGGATGTTCGAATGGCCAAGTTAAAGCAGAAAATCTCAGGCTGCTTCAGGAGTGCAGACGGTGGTTCTATGTTTGCACGGATTCGCAGCTATTTGTCGTCTGCCAGAAAACAGGGAATGGACATATATCAATCACTTCATAGAGCTGTTCGGAATTACTGTAATATGCCTTTGCTCAGTGCTGAATAG
- a CDS encoding lipopolysaccharide assembly protein LapB, with product MTKGRAFQAKNLFWEALPILRDLYNNHSKKDNDKKVNGLALGRLYQNMGLQQEALIIFKKLHTNRFVHKGTLCIDKDIGLTLGRQYQYMGQHQEALTIFKQLRTDRSGHEGTPCNDKEVELALGRQYERMGQHQEALTIFKQLRTNRSGHEDTPCNDKGIELTLGRQYQVMGQHQAALMTFRQLHIARSGHEDTLRNHKDIELTLGRQYQSMGQHQEALTIFKRLRTDRSGHEGIPCNEKDVELALGRQYQYMGQYQQSLTIFRQLRTDRSGHEGTPCNDKEVELALGRLFQDMGQQQEALTIFTRLRTERSGYEGTPCNDKEIEFTLARQYQCMGQYQQSLTIFKKLRTSCSGHEGTPCNNKEIELAIGRLYQHMGQHQVALTIFNKLRTDHSGHEDTPCNDKEIELTLGRQYQCMGQYQAALTIFKKLRTDRSGYEGTPCNDKEVELSLGRQYQYMEQHQAALTIFKKLRTDRSGHEGTPCNDKEIELALGRLYQTMDQHQAALTIFEKLRTDRSGHEGTPCNDKDIELALANIHVDLMNWHQFDQMQLENNGFSGPEVDLCTSIRYFRECISSGQDKDILGLLTNAINRACNAMEKSQYFNASSSSQLGHCLRIAALIPAGKAPGIFSRDELNNLVSAFFTKASQLAPDRQERLKGEDWRKTEYDFLARLSSG from the coding sequence ATGACCAAAGGCAGAGCATTTCAAGCCAAAAATCTCTTTTGGGAAGCACTGCCTATTTTGAGGGACCTTTATAACAATCACTCAAAAAAGGACAACGATAAAAAAGTTAATGGTCTTGCCCTTGGTCGGCTATATCAGAACATGGGGCTGCAGCAGGAGGCGCTGATAATCTTTAAGAAGCTGCACACCAACCGCTTTGTACATAAAGGCACCCTCTGCATCGACAAGGACATAGGGTTAACCCTGGGTCGACAATACCAGTACATGGGGCAGCATCAGGAAGCGCTGACGATCTTTAAGCAGCTGCGCACCGACCGCTCCGGGCATGAAGGCACGCCCTGCAACGACAAGGAAGTTGAACTGGCCCTTGGCCGGCAATACGAGAGAATGGGTCAGCATCAGGAAGCACTGACGATCTTTAAGCAGCTGCGCACCAACCGCTCCGGGCATGAAGACACCCCCTGCAACGACAAGGGCATAGAGTTAACGCTTGGTCGGCAATACCAGGTCATGGGACAGCATCAGGCGGCGCTGATGACCTTTAGGCAGCTGCACATCGCCCGCTCCGGGCACGAAGACACTCTTCGCAACCACAAGGACATAGAGTTAACTCTTGGTCGGCAATACCAGAGCATGGGACAGCATCAGGAAGCGCTGACGATCTTCAAGAGGCTGCGCACTGACCGCTCCGGTCATGAAGGCATACCCTGCAATGAAAAAGATGTTGAACTGGCTCTTGGCCGGCAATATCAGTACATGGGACAGTATCAGCAGTCGCTAACGATCTTTAGGCAGCTGCGCACTGACCGCTCTGGACATGAAGGTACGCCCTGTAACGACAAGGAAGTTGAACTGGCTCTTGGTCGGCTATTCCAGGACATGGGACAACAGCAAGAGGCGCTGACGATCTTTACCAGGCTGCGCACCGAACGCTCCGGGTATGAAGGCACGCCCTGCAACGACAAGGAGATAGAGTTCACCCTTGCTCGGCAATACCAGTGCATGGGACAGTATCAGCAGTCGCTGACGATCTTTAAGAAGCTGCGTACCAGCTGCTCCGGGCACGAAGGCACACCCTGCAATAACAAGGAAATTGAACTGGCCATTGGTCGTCTATACCAGCATATGGGACAGCATCAGGTGGCACTGACGATCTTTAATAAACTGCGCACCGACCATTCCGGGCATGAAGACACGCCCTGTAACGACAAGGAAATAGAGTTAACCCTTGGCCGACAATACCAGTGTATGGGACAGTACCAGGCGGCGTTGACAATCTTTAAGAAGCTGCGCACCGACCGCTCCGGCTATGAAGGCACCCCCTGCAACGATAAGGAAGTTGAATTATCCCTTGGCCGCCAATACCAGTACATGGAACAGCATCAGGCGGCCTTGACGATCTTTAAGAAGCTGCGCACCGACCGCTCCGGCCATGAAGGCACGCCCTGCAACGATAAGGAAATTGAATTAGCCCTTGGCCGGTTATACCAGACCATGGACCAGCATCAGGCGGCGCTGACGATCTTTGAGAAACTGCGCACCGACCGCTCCGGTCATGAAGGCACGCCTTGCAACGACAAGGACATTGAACTGGCCCTTGCCAATATTCATGTCGATTTAATGAACTGGCATCAGTTCGACCAAATGCAGCTTGAGAACAACGGTTTTTCAGGGCCGGAAGTGGACTTATGTACCAGCATTCGTTATTTCAGAGAATGCATTTCTTCTGGCCAGGATAAGGACATTTTAGGGCTTTTGACCAACGCCATTAACCGTGCATGTAATGCAATGGAAAAAAGTCAGTATTTTAATGCATCATCTTCCAGTCAGTTAGGCCACTGTCTTCGTATCGCAGCATTAATCCCTGCAGGGAAAGCACCGGGCATCTTTTCCAGGGATGAACTGAACAACCTGGTTTCTGCCTTTTTTACCAAAGCTAGCCAACTGGCCCCTGACAGACAGGAGCGGCTCAAAGGTGAAGATTGGAGGAAAACAGAGTATGATTTTCTAGCAAGGCTATCGTCAGGGTAA
- a CDS encoding HAD-IIA family hydrolase produces the protein MTFIFSIRQSSMIVLSPDSMNEMYARHLDWYPAIANPPSAPEFIDGLADIMGQFDLVLLDSYGVLCRGSTPIDGAAEAIQQLRANRIPFCVVSNDTLTNRSVAAERYQSRGFDFTGDEVLTSLDITEQYLGGLTNRNHIAVIAPLEHPSNHLLEGMVRLNGCNGEIPKGIDTLLFLTGAGWTAKMQENLVSTANGRQFELVVGNPDIGAPHGEHVTATPGYFVADLVEQTNQKAKPTLFGKPDRIIFSMAMEQHQMTEPSRVLMVGDTLYTDILGGNAMGFKTLLLQCGVYRHKDIMDVISSTGISPHYIAPCL, from the coding sequence ATGACGTTTATTTTCAGCATCAGGCAGAGTTCCATGATTGTCCTTTCTCCCGACTCTATGAACGAGATGTATGCCCGTCATCTTGACTGGTATCCAGCTATTGCCAACCCGCCGTCTGCGCCAGAATTTATTGATGGACTGGCAGATATCATGGGGCAATTTGACCTGGTCCTGCTGGATTCCTATGGTGTTCTCTGCCGTGGTAGTACGCCCATTGACGGTGCCGCTGAGGCAATACAGCAGTTAAGGGCAAACCGCATCCCATTTTGTGTGGTTTCCAACGATACCCTGACCAACCGATCCGTTGCCGCAGAAAGGTATCAATCCCGGGGCTTTGATTTCACCGGTGATGAAGTACTGACCAGTCTTGATATAACCGAGCAGTACCTTGGTGGACTCACAAACCGGAATCATATCGCCGTTATTGCGCCTTTGGAGCACCCTTCCAACCATCTGCTGGAAGGCATGGTTCGGCTTAATGGCTGTAATGGAGAGATCCCGAAAGGTATTGATACCCTGCTCTTCCTGACCGGTGCAGGCTGGACCGCAAAAATGCAGGAAAATCTGGTCAGTACAGCCAATGGGCGTCAGTTTGAGCTGGTTGTCGGCAATCCGGATATCGGCGCGCCTCATGGTGAGCATGTCACTGCCACGCCGGGTTACTTTGTCGCAGACCTGGTAGAACAAACCAATCAAAAGGCAAAACCGACACTGTTTGGCAAACCTGACCGTATCATTTTTTCAATGGCAATGGAGCAACATCAGATGACCGAACCATCCAGAGTTCTGATGGTTGGGGACACTCTATATACCGATATTCTGGGGGGCAATGCCATGGGATTCAAAACATTGCTGCTGCAATGCGGGGTTTACCGGCATAAGGATATTATGGACGTCATTTCCAGCACGGGAATAAGTCCACATTATATAGCACCTTGCCTGTAA
- a CDS encoding S1C family serine protease has protein sequence MRLNGIAKVVCFLFLAVSIYGYTAGPGGTDSLPVYSEDQGVRDSIIKIYTSFNQYDHQNPWSKLGPRQKYGSGAIIQLPDSGQRVVLTNSHVISAHTYIEGRKNGQTDRYKLKPLWVSHELDLALLVPFHDHEKALFFSGTTPIPLGKVPPLQTDLMLLGYPIGGDTISATKGVLSRLEYQPYSNSGFSFLAGQIDAASNPGNSGGPAVVNGEIIGVLMQGYSPFEASNIAHIVPVNIIRHFLQDITDGHYSGIPSLGIETEELENGFFKTVYGVKENKGVLVRHVIPGSAADGVLQPDDVILELDGHGVGHDKTIVFRGSERVSMDYVVHSRQVGEELRVRVIRNKQILDLLVTLTQPVNNDLLLGVDGQSAPSYFIYQGLVFTKVTRELLMGAGHDLISYAGLTPLLLNNFRFADEDEVVVILKVLPHEANRGYHNIFLRKVDSVGSEKVKNLRQLVDLIESEEQDFLEFNTGYKGLEKIVLNTHLADMVNAEVMWLNGIQHDRSKNLRINQYHLAGENTQKIEDVMNVQRLQHYQEMISG, from the coding sequence GTGAGGCTGAATGGTATTGCTAAAGTCGTCTGCTTTCTGTTTCTGGCAGTCTCGATATATGGGTACACGGCAGGTCCGGGGGGAACTGACTCCCTGCCGGTATATTCGGAAGACCAGGGAGTCAGGGATTCGATCATCAAAATCTATACCTCGTTTAACCAATATGACCATCAGAATCCATGGAGTAAACTTGGCCCAAGACAGAAGTATGGTTCCGGTGCCATTATCCAGCTGCCAGACAGTGGCCAGAGGGTCGTTCTGACCAACAGTCACGTGATCAGTGCCCATACGTATATTGAAGGCAGGAAAAATGGTCAGACGGACCGTTATAAACTCAAGCCGTTGTGGGTTTCACACGAATTGGACCTGGCCTTGCTGGTACCCTTCCATGACCATGAGAAAGCGCTGTTTTTCAGCGGTACCACACCTATCCCTCTGGGCAAGGTTCCTCCTCTGCAAACGGATTTGATGCTGCTTGGCTATCCCATTGGTGGCGATACCATCAGCGCAACCAAGGGGGTTCTGTCCCGCCTGGAATATCAACCTTACAGCAATTCCGGCTTCTCATTTCTGGCAGGGCAGATCGATGCCGCCAGTAACCCGGGCAATAGTGGCGGTCCCGCAGTGGTTAATGGCGAGATCATTGGTGTGTTAATGCAGGGATACAGTCCTTTCGAAGCCAGCAATATTGCCCATATTGTGCCGGTCAATATTATCAGACACTTTTTGCAGGATATTACTGATGGTCACTATAGCGGGATTCCCAGTCTGGGTATCGAAACGGAAGAGCTGGAAAATGGTTTTTTTAAAACCGTCTATGGGGTGAAAGAAAACAAGGGAGTTCTGGTCCGCCATGTCATACCGGGTTCTGCGGCTGACGGGGTGTTGCAGCCGGATGATGTTATCCTGGAACTGGATGGGCATGGGGTAGGCCATGATAAAACCATCGTGTTCCGGGGCAGTGAGCGGGTTTCCATGGATTATGTGGTTCACTCACGTCAGGTTGGAGAGGAGCTTCGGGTCCGGGTTATTCGTAATAAGCAGATACTGGATCTGTTGGTTACGCTCACTCAGCCAGTGAATAATGATTTGTTGCTCGGTGTTGATGGTCAGTCTGCCCCTTCATACTTTATTTATCAGGGCCTGGTGTTTACTAAAGTGACCAGAGAGCTCCTGATGGGAGCAGGTCATGACCTGATTTCCTATGCAGGCCTTACCCCTTTGCTGCTCAATAATTTCCGGTTTGCTGATGAAGATGAAGTGGTGGTCATCCTGAAAGTGCTTCCCCATGAGGCCAACCGGGGTTATCACAATATCTTTCTGAGAAAAGTCGACAGTGTTGGCTCTGAAAAAGTCAAAAACCTCAGGCAGCTGGTCGACTTGATCGAATCCGAAGAGCAGGACTTTCTGGAATTCAACACCGGCTACAAGGGGTTGGAGAAAATTGTCCTGAATACCCATCTGGCAGATATGGTTAACGCGGAGGTCATGTGGCTTAACGGTATTCAGCATGATCGCTCTAAAAACTTACGTATTAACCAATACCATCTTGCCGGTGAGAATACCCAAAAAATAGAGGACGTCATGAATGTTCAGCGGTTGCAGCATTATCAGGAAATGATTAGCGGTTAA
- a CDS encoding glutamine synthetase family protein — MIRAKSFHRDSLNTFRETGIGITAACQALSVISDALCVDTGLSGTGENWLQPDWNTLKISDSSSGHGAVIADIVQWNGEPWPLCPRNFLQRMVSQLKDEFNLSVKVGFEYEFYLMEDKEGQWVPAEDFTYASDYGFSVLQPLVDGIIQSLDKQAIKVRTTHAESGPGQLEMSLDYGDALKMADDQLFFRKTVHAMARQHGYVASFLPKIFADQCGSGMHLHLSLWQEGRNIFADGDSRKLSPEAGQFIAGILHHLPALTAVTTPTCNSFRRITPHCWSGAFTAWGWDNREAAVRIPSQPGRVAPSNMELKTIDASANPYLALGSIIAAGIDGLRNRMDLKEECSIDPGCMSEQERKATSISALPEDLSAALSCFRENHVLLEAMGEGLATSYIGVKQAENDHFSAMSLEDEVNWLLQRY; from the coding sequence TTGATTCGAGCCAAGTCTTTTCATCGTGATTCACTGAACACTTTCCGGGAAACGGGTATTGGTATTACGGCGGCATGTCAGGCATTGTCAGTGATCAGTGATGCGCTTTGTGTTGATACAGGGCTATCGGGTACCGGTGAAAACTGGCTGCAACCGGACTGGAATACGTTGAAAATATCCGATTCTTCATCTGGCCATGGGGCGGTCATTGCCGATATTGTGCAGTGGAATGGTGAACCATGGCCGCTATGCCCGAGAAACTTTTTGCAGCGGATGGTAAGTCAGTTAAAGGACGAGTTTAATTTGTCAGTGAAAGTGGGCTTCGAATATGAATTTTACTTGATGGAGGACAAAGAGGGCCAGTGGGTACCTGCTGAGGACTTTACCTATGCATCTGACTACGGATTTTCAGTTTTACAGCCTTTGGTGGATGGTATTATTCAAAGCCTTGATAAACAGGCCATTAAGGTTCGAACCACCCACGCGGAAAGTGGTCCGGGGCAGTTGGAGATGTCGCTGGATTACGGTGATGCCCTCAAGATGGCCGATGACCAGCTTTTCTTCCGAAAAACGGTTCATGCCATGGCCCGGCAGCATGGCTATGTCGCTTCATTTCTGCCTAAGATTTTTGCTGATCAGTGTGGCTCAGGCATGCACCTCCATCTGAGTTTATGGCAGGAGGGTCGAAATATCTTTGCCGATGGCGATTCCCGCAAACTTTCTCCTGAAGCAGGACAGTTTATAGCGGGTATTCTTCATCATTTGCCAGCACTGACCGCAGTGACCACACCAACATGCAACTCATTCCGGCGCATTACTCCACACTGCTGGAGTGGGGCTTTTACGGCATGGGGCTGGGATAACCGCGAAGCAGCGGTCAGGATTCCAAGTCAGCCAGGGCGTGTTGCTCCTTCCAATATGGAACTGAAAACTATTGATGCAAGTGCAAATCCTTATTTGGCGCTGGGCAGCATTATTGCCGCAGGTATCGATGGATTGCGAAATAGGATGGACTTGAAAGAGGAGTGCAGCATTGATCCGGGCTGTATGTCAGAGCAGGAACGTAAAGCCACCTCTATCAGTGCTTTGCCGGAAGACTTGTCGGCCGCACTATCCTGCTTTCGGGAAAATCACGTACTGCTGGAAGCGATGGGGGAAGGGTTAGCCACATCCTATATAGGTGTTAAGCAGGCAGAGAATGACCATTTTTCAGCAATGTCACTGGAGGATGAGGTCAATTGGTTACTTCAGCGTTATTAG